TTTTGCGCGCCTGCAAGAATTTGCCCAACAGACCAAAACCTATGTCGGCGGGGCCATGTTTGAATATGATCCCGACTGGCCGCGCCGCTGGTTTAACACTGCGTTTATTATTAATCCGTCCGGCGACGTCATTCTCAAGTATCGCAAAATTCAATGCGGTGACATCAACGGCATGCTCAACAACACCACGCCGGGCAATGTCTATTCAGACTATGTGCAGCGTTATGGCGAAGATGGCCTGTTTCCGGTTGTGGATACAGACATCGGTCGTCTCGCGGCCTGTGTCTGTTACGACACCAATTTTCCAGAGTTGTGGCGCGCGCTCACTTTGCGCGGCGCTGAGTTGATCGTTTACCCCACCGGTGAGCCTCATCATGTCTGCCGCACTGCCTGGGAGATTGCCAAGCAAGCCCATGCCGCTGAGAACCAGATTTATATCGCCAGTGCCAATGCGGGGTGTGAGGCGTCGGCCCCCGGATCGCCCACCACCTATTTTCATCGCGGATTTTCTAAGCTTGTCGGGCCGGATGGCCGCATCGCCGGTGTGGCAGATACAGCGGGTGAGGTGCCGTTGATCGTCAATGTGGATATTGAAAACCTGCGCCGTCTCCGGGCCGATGCTGATTTATCTTTAATAGATAAAATCGATTTTAATGCGGCAGCCAAAATCTACACCACGCACGATGGCTTCCCGCTGAATTGGGCTTTAGAGTCACCCACCGAGACCGCGTTCGAGGGGATTGGGCATGTCATGAAAACCATGGAACGCTATCGCGAAACAGGCGTGTACCGCGCACCGTCAGAAGCGGCCTAATACGCCAACATTAAACTTCCTCGCTTTATGATGACGAAAGCCGCGCACCGAGCGGAAGACATTTTACTTCTGTTGCGCGGCGAAGGCGGCTTTGGCGGCCATAATGGCACCATACAATTCCTGGGCACGTCCGCCGGCAGCCTCAATCACATCCTGATGCGTTGATAGGCCAACGGCGCGCCAGGCAGAAAGCTGTGCGTCCGTTGGCTCAATCAGCGTGACATGGTCTGCGGCAGCGGCGTTGAGAATACGATCTTCATCGGCGCGCATTGCTGCGGCCGCGTCGACCGCACTGGGATGAGACTTCAAAATCAAGTCCTGTTGCTGAGGGCTAAGGCTTTCATGCCATTGCTTGTTCGCCAACAGCGTAATCACACTCGGGGTGTGATGTGTTTGTGTGTAGTACGGAGCATCAATTGATGTCCCCGTCATCGCGTAGACAAAAGAGTTGGTTTCCCCTCCTTCAATCAGGCCAGTCTGAAGTGACGTCACAACTTCGGGCGATGCCACCTGAAAGGTGTCCGCGCCAAGGGCTTGGATGAACAGTTGTGAGGCTGGATCAATCAAAGCGCGAAAGCGTTTTCCGGATACGTCTTGCGGATGATGGATCGGCGCGTTGGCGTAAATGCCGTGCCACGCCGCCCCATAGAGACGCAAACCAATAACGCCGTGTTCGGCCAGCAGATCATTGCCAAAGGGTGTAATCACGGCTGTGTTGACGTAATCAAATTCTTCCCAGGAGTCGAACAGATAGGGCGCATTAAGGACTGTAAATTCCGGCACGGCTGTGGCGGCCGACTGCGCCCCGACAGCAGCGATTTGTATGCGCCCGCGTCGCAGGGCAAAAAAGTAGGATTCGTCTGACCCTAGCTCTCCTCTGACCATAAGTTTTACGTCAAATGGTTGACCTGGTGCCGCACTCAGAACTGCACCCATGTCCTGATAAAATTTGTCAGACGCAATGGCCGGGCTTGAAACGGCGCCCAAGGTCAGCGGAATTTTATCTGCCGCTGCGACAGGTACACACCAAAGCACCATCCATAGTGCAAGAAGTCTCAGAGTCACATTTTCTGTCCGGTTGTTTGAATCACGTCACGGTTCTCACAGTTGTTCCGATGTCTTCAAAGACTTCCAGAAAATACCCGTCCGGATCTTGCGCCATAAACAGTTTGGCCGGAACAAACGCGCCGCTTTCATCGCCGAGGTTCCGCGCTTCTGTGACAGGCATCAAGACGGTTCCCCCCAGTTCTTCGACCTGCGCAGCAGCCTGCTCCGCATTTGAGGTTGAGAGAACCAACGCAACACTGCCGATGCCGAGACGGCGGATGTCATGATCTGGCTCTGGCAGGGGCGGGTCACACAGTTCCATCAGGCCGATCATACCCACCAGTGGGTTCTCGCCTTTGAGGATCAGGAAACGCCCATTCCCACCGCGCGGTTTTGTGCCCACCGGAAAGAAAGGCACGCGCGCCAAATCCACACTCAACTCAGCATAGAGGGTGAGTCCAAACACGCCTTCATAAAAAGCCTGCGACCGGTCTAGATCACGAACCAACAGGGTTGCGCGCCGTAAAACGCTGGTGACGTCGCCCGGGGTGTCAACCATTCAGCGTGCTCCTCAATCGGCTTTCAATGGGCTGTTATCCTTCAAGGAAACTCAAAATCGTCCGCGCCCGGGCAGCTTGATCAGCAGGCCGCGCAGCAACGCTACTATTGGAGAGCATCTTTGCAGCTTCTCTGGCCCAGCGATAACGCACGTCATCTTCCGTTTCCAACACCAGGGTCGGCGCGGTAATTTTTGGCAATAGCGCGCGACCATCTACATCAATGGCGGCTGCAATGGCATCGCCCGCCGTCTTCCACTGCTTCAGGGTATCGATCAAACGCATGTGCAGGGTGTCGGTATCAAAGTCTGGTGAGATTTTGCGAATGGCTCCAACGCCGCCGTCATACCAGGGCCACTGCACCGATTGATCCCGCAGCATATGCCAGCAGCGATGTAGGTGGGTGCCGTCCAGTTGCGGTCGCAAGTCCGGTACGTAGTTCACCTTCATTTCAGACTGTAATTCCGGTTCGGGCAAAGCAACCGCGTCCAACACAAGCTTGCGCACCCGCGCACCATGACTGGCGGCGAGCGCCAGGGCAATCGGAGTGCTCAGGCCGTTCGCGACCAGATCCACCTGATCCAAGCCCAAGGCGTTCAGCGCAGCAACGAGACTCTGCACGTACGCGTCAGTTGTGGGTTTTTCTAAGGCATCAGAATCATTGCAGCCGGGCAGGTCCAAGCCAAAAGCTGGGCGGCCCCGGCCAAGGGACTTTAGGTAGGTTTCATCCGCGCGGGCGCTGCCGGGCAGATCATGGAGGAAGACGATGGGCGTGCCTGTGCCATGTCCCGCACGACGCACCAGAATCTGACCATGTCTGGTATCTACATAGCCGCGAGTCACACCAGAGCTAAGCGGGTTTTTCAGCGGATCAGGGGGTGAGAAATCACCCGCGCCCTCAAAGTCCGCATGGTCGCTGAACAATTCCTCAAGGCGCGCTTTCCACGCATCCCGATCCGGGCTCAAGCGTTCAACGGTGCTGCCGGCGGGTAGGGGGGTGGGCAAGCTATCGAGGAACGCATAGAGCACATCATCTTCGCGCGCCATAAACACGCAGCGGGCGGATAACGTTGGGATCACCGGCATGGCTTTGTAGCGCATGGCTCCCGAGTATGCGTCCGAGAAGTTGGGCCCGGCCATAAACAAATCCATGCTGTAGTCCTGCAAGTAGGTCATGTCGCGCTGGGCGGTTGGCATGCGCGTCGCTTTGCTTTTGGCAAACCACGGGAACCAGCGCTGAAAATCACGCACGCGGGTCCATTCTTCTGCCAGGTAACTGCCCGAAGCGGTTGGTTTGAAGGGGTGCATGTAGCTTTCAATAAACGCATAGTCGGTATCGCCAGGGGGTAAAGACAACCCATCCATAATGGCAACGGCCACCCGTTCTGGATGGTTGGCGGCAAACTCCAACAGAATTTTCGAGCTGGTATGAAAGCCATACACAGGACAGCGTTCAACCCCAAACCCCAGAATGGTATCGGCCAGAGCCCCGGCGAAGTCGCCAATTTCCGGACGCGGTTCAGAGGGCAGCGCGGTCGAATTGCCATAGCCCGGCGTGTCGATGGCAATCGCCGTGAAGCGGTCTGAGAAATGTTCCACCAGGGGAATATGCAGCACCGACGAGCGCGGAGAATCATGCAGCAAAATAACCGGCGGGCCAGACCCGGCTGCCCGGTAATGCACTTGGCCGTTGCCGGCGTTTACGAAGCCCTTGCGGATAGCTGCCGCCATATTTTCTCTCCCGAATCAAATGAGAAGAGAGATTAACCGTCTCAGGCGGCGGGCGCGAGGGTCGCTTTGCGTAAAATGCGAAGACACATCATCAAACTGATGAAGACGAAGAGACTGGACGCATAAAACGGGGCGCCGGGCACATACATCGGTGCGCCGTCCTCGGTAAACACACGAAACAACTGGGTCATTCCCAGCGGCGCGAGCATCGCCGTTAGGCTGAACAAACTGGTGATCGCCCCCTGCAACTCGCCTTGGGCGTTGGCGGGCACCTGATTTGAGACAATGGATCGCAGCGCCGGCATGGCCAGTCCCGTAAACCCAGCGGGAATCAACCACGCATAAATCATCCAGCCTTGGGTCGCGCTGCCAAAGCCGAAGAAGCAAATGGTACCCACGGTCAGGCCAATAAAGACCGCTTTTTGTTCGCCGATTTTCTTGACGATACGGCCAAGGGCAAAGCCTTGCACAAACACGGTCATGCAGCCGAAGACCCCCAAAGAAATGCCGACCTGCTGCACCGTCCAGTCAAACTTCAGCATGGTGTAAAACGACCATACGCTGGGGTGGGTAAACTGTGCCGTCTGCAAAAAGAACATAACGCCGATGAAAGAGATCACCACCGGGTATTGCCGCATCTGCATGACCGCGCCGAGGGTATTGGCGCGCGCCCAAGAGAACGCCCGGCGGTCGTCTTCCTTCAGCGTTTCGGGCAGGATAACAGCGCCATATACAAAATTCGTAAAGGCCAGACCGGCGGCAAAGAAGAAAGGGACACGTGGCCCGTACTCACCAAGAAATCCCCCAATCACGGGACCGAGAATAAAGCCAAGGCCACCCGCTGCGGTGATCAGACCAAAGTTCTTGGCGCGATTCTCCGCAGTGCTGATATCGGCCATGTAAGCATTGGCGGTGGTGATGGTGCTGCCGGCAATGCCGGCGATCAAACGCCCGGCAAACAACCACGCCAGGGTCGGAGCAAAGCCCATAATGATGTAATTGGTGCCGAGCACCAGCATGGACATCAGCAACACCGGACGTCGCCCATAACGGTCACTGACGTTGCCCATCAGCGGCGCAAACAGAAACTGCATGAAAGCATGGATAAACATCAACATGCCGCCATAAGCCGCGGCTTGGCCCAACCCTTCGCCGGTCAGGTCGGTGATCAGGGCGGGCATCACCGGCACAATGATGCCGAAGGTGATGGCATCAAGCAGAATACTGAACAGAATGAAGGCGACGGCATACCGCCCAGGTGCACGATCTAACAAAATAGAGATCCCCGCAGGAGAGAAGGGCGAATACCCTTTAACTTTATAGAGCGTCGCGTTTTGGCTGTGTATGCCCATTTCAGGTGGTTGCCACACAGCGGCTGTGCCGCTTTTCAAGACGGGGCTGTGCCGCTTCTCAAATAATCGGTTGAAATGCCTTTAATAGGGTAGGGTTAAATCAGGGTTCTCTTGCAGAGTGTCTGCCAGTCCCTCGGGGAGTTGCGGCGCATAAGGGGAATCCCAGGGCACCGGGTAGCTTTCCTCAGACCAGTCTGTTGTCAGTGGCCCACCTTTGCAGCGGAATAAACCGAGTGCGCCCGTTCGGGTGCCGACGGGGCCGTGGGGAATGCCGGGCGGACGCCAAAAATACGCGCCGCGTTTCAGCACACCCATGGGCATATGCATTTCACCGGATAGCAAAAAGACTTCCTCCACCACCGGGTGGGTTTCCAGGCGATTGACCTCGCCGGTCATGCCCGTCTCATCAATATCCAGAAGCCAGGTGCTGTCACCGGTTTTTGCGTCTTTGCGTAGACCCAGGCGTTTAACCCCGGGCGCGGCCACTTTAGGGTCGGTTGCGCCACCCCAGGGCACGGATTTTGTTGAAATACGTTCTATCAGGTTATCCGCCGTGTAAAAACCATCCGGCGCGGGGCCGGCAACGCGTTTGTGCGCGCCCTCATAAAAGGTCATGACGTCTGCGCCCTCTGGTGCGGTCATGGAATTGCGCTGATAACCTGCGGGCAAATAGGCGTAATCACCTTCACCATAGAGGATGTCGTTGATTTTCAGCGTGCCCGACAGCACATAAAATTCTTCGTCACTTTCAAGATGGTGCGCCTGATCTAAACGCCAGCCTGGGGCATAGCGTATAATCTGGGTGACGGCTTTGGAGTCCGGATCGTAACTGAGGGGTTTAGCAGCGGCACCGGGGCGAGAAGAGTTAGGCCCTAACGTGCGCCAATCCACAGCTTGCGCCTGAATGAATTCAATATGTGGCCGGGCCACCTAGGCGTCCGTCTCGTCGGATGCATGACCCTCAAGCGCCGTACGGGCTTCGCGTACGCTGCGGAACAAACGACGGATGAGCGCCTCTCTGTTCTCCCGTCGTTCGGCCCATTCGTCTTCATTGGGTTCCCAGTTCTCAATGTCGGCCCGTGTCAGGGTGCCTTTTTTATCAAGCACGCGTTCAATGGTGTCAAAGCGATCCGTCAATACAGACACTTCCGTGGCCAGCGCAATTATCATGGCGTGCATTTGATCCATGTTGGGATCATTGAAGTACTGAGGCCGCTTTCCTTTGGCGGGGCGGGGCGTGGATATTTTTTCGGTCATCAATCAGGCAATGCTATGCCGCAGGCTTGGTCATATGGGCGTACCACGCTTTGCCGCCGCCACGGGTAGACCCCATGAACTTTTTGTTCTGCACTTCCACAGCGCCGGTCAACGCGTTGGCTTCTGCAATGCCAGGACCTGTCCCTTGCCAATAGCTTTCTGGGTCAAACCCGGCGCTGGCTGCAACCTCTGCAAAGTCCATTTCATGCACCGTGCCCCAGAAGGGCTCGTTGTTATTATAGGTGTCCCAATCCCGCACAAACTGGGTCCACGGATCGTCGCCGTCATAGGGCGGCAATTCCGAGAGCAGGAAAACGCCACCGGGTTTCAGCACGCGACAGGCTTCTTTGAAAACGTTATAGACGGCGCTGCGCGACATTTCGTGCAGCGAGGCCGGGCAGTTGACCAAATCAAACGTGTTGTCGTCGAAGGTCATGGCTTCACCGCTCATCTGATGGAAATGGATGGCCATGCCCAGACTCTCGGCGCGGGCGTGGGCGTAGCGCAACACGGCGGGGCCAACGTCAATGGCGTGAATTTCAGTGTCCGGAAAGCCCATCTTCAGTCCTGTGGTCGAGCCTCCAGCGGTGCAGCCAATCTCCAGCATCTTCTTGGGTTTCAAATCTGGGAAGGTTGCCGCAATCATCAATGCGGTGGCCTTGCCGATGCCATCCATGCGCGGCCCAAACAGACCTTGCGTGTAAATAAATGCCCCTTTGTCGTAAAGCGCCCCCGCTGTGATGTCATCGTCGATCAAGTCGCCGGAGTATCCGCCGGGCATGCAATGGTGATCGTTTTCTGCGACGTAAGCGGGCACTACAAAATTTGGTTCAATATGCAAAGACCCGAGCGTTTTGCCCTCGCGAATGGATTTGGCTTTGGCAATCAGTTCCGGCAACTGGCGTTGAATCGTGTCATCCACCGAATTCCACATCATTTCCTGCACCGTGCGCTGGAAAGAACTGGTCATTTGATAATAGGGGTCGCGCACCATCTCTTTGCGAATTTCATGGCGGCTTTCCGGATCACGGCCTTTAGCGGCTTTGATCTTCGGCAGTACACGCTTTTGATACGCAGCGATGTTTCCGGGCGTGATTTCATTCAACACATGCTTGCCGAGCTGGTTGAGAAAATCTTGCCGCGCCTGCTCATTGACCGAGCTTTTTGGCAGAACCGCGTGTTGATCTTGTTTCAGCATGACGAAATCCCAAAGCCTTGGTGTGTTGTTAAAATCTTACCTAAAGACTACCGCCCGAACGCCCAACGGTAAAGCAGACTCAGGCTTTATGTTAAACACAAGTTCATTGAATCGCGTTGGCGCGTTCCAACGAGTCGATGAGTGACGACTCCCGCAGAAACGCTTTTGCCTTCATCGCGTCTTTGGCGATGTCCTGCATTTCTTTCAGGTTCGATTGACGTTTTGCGCTGTCTTGTTCGCGATGGCGTTTATAATTGGCGTCAGAGGTTTTTTGAATGTCCGCACTCGCCGCATAGTGCCGTTGCCGGGAATACAGGTCGAGCAAATGATCGCTTTCGCCGTGCCAGACCTTGATCAGTTTATCCGTCAGGTTAAACGCATCCTGCACGCCGCCATTCATACCAAACCCGCCGGAGGGGCTGTTCAAATGCGCCGCGTCGCCGGCCAGCAAAATGCGGCCCACGCGCATCCGCTCCACCAGTCGCCGGTGAACCCGATACAACCGTGCGGTAATCACTTCAAAGGGGCCCTGGGTTGGCAAAATCAAATTCAGGCGGCGTTGCACTTCTGCGTCAGAAACGGCAGCGTCATCGTCCAAATCCTCCGGCGGGGAATAGCCGACCCGCCACATGTTTTTGGTGTGGAACATGCTGAAAGACCAGCCCTCCGCCCAGAAGTAGTTAACTCCACAAATGCCGTCGATGTGTTTTTCAAACGGAAACGGCGTGCCAATGGAAATGGACGACGACGGATAGGTCTCTCCTTTAAAGCTTAAATCTAAATCACGACGCACAATGCTATTTGCGCCGTCTGCCCCAATCAGCCACCGGCCATGAAGGGTGAGGGTCTCGCCGTTAATCTCGGCGGTGACCGATGCACCGTCTTCATCTTGGTCGACCCCGGTCACGTTAACGTTAAACATCAGTGTGCCTGGCCGTTCCTGCTCCAGCATTTTTGCGGCTTCAATTACCAGGTTAAGCTGCTCACACTGCAGCCGGTAAGGATGGCGGGTTTCACCGGCCAACACACCCAGATCAAACACCGCCCGTTCACCGGACTCAAACATGCAATACTGCCAGGTGCGGGCCGGACGTCCCAAAGCCACCAGCTTTTCGCTCAGACCAAGCTCGTCCAGCAGGTCCAGTGTTGAAGGATGAAAGGTCGAAGCCCTCGGTTCCGCATGGGGTTCGCTAGCTGTTTCAAGCACAGTCACGGGAATACCGGCTCGCACCAGTCTCAGCGCAGCGACCAGGCCAACCGGCCCCGCGCCAACAATAATAACCTGGTCACGGTGATGGAGATCAAAATCTGTCATATTATAATAACCACGTAACTGTGAACGAAGAGCGACGGACAATGTTCATCTATTATGGAATATTTTAGTCTCTTCCGGGGCGCTAAATTATAAAGAGGTTTTTACGCAATGCTGTTCGCCCGTTTCCTGAAGCCGCTGATGAAGCGCGGCACCCTTGTCATTATCGATCATACCGGGCGCCGCTATGATGTGGGCACCGGTGAGGCGCCGACGGTGACGGTCACGTTTCATGATCCACAGCTGGGTACAAAGCTCTTTCTCAACCCGGCACTGCATGCGGGTGAGGGCTATATGAATGGCACCCTGACGATTGAAGATGGCGACCTTTACGACATGCTGGACTTGGTGATGTCCAATATTCGCGCCATCCACGGCCATTGGGCGGCGCGCACCCTAAAATCCATCGAGCGTTTTGGCGGGTTGGTGCGCACCTACAATCCGGTGTCGCGTGCGGCCAATAACGTCGCGCATCATTATGACTTGTCGGCCACCTTGTACGAGCGGTTTCTCGACGAGGATATGCAGTACTCCATGGCCTATTACCGTTCGCCAGAC
This genomic stretch from Rhodospirillaceae bacterium harbors:
- the dctP gene encoding TRAP transporter substrate-binding protein DctP, encoding MTLRLLALWMVLWCVPVAAADKIPLTLGAVSSPAIASDKFYQDMGAVLSAAPGQPFDVKLMVRGELGSDESYFFALRRGRIQIAAVGAQSAATAVPEFTVLNAPYLFDSWEEFDYVNTAVITPFGNDLLAEHGVIGLRLYGAAWHGIYANAPIHHPQDVSGKRFRALIDPASQLFIQALGADTFQVASPEVVTSLQTGLIEGGETNSFVYAMTGTSIDAPYYTQTHHTPSVITLLANKQWHESLSPQQQDLILKSHPSAVDAAAAMRADEDRILNAAAADHVTLIEPTDAQLSAWRAVGLSTHQDVIEAAGGRAQELYGAIMAAKAAFAAQQK
- a CDS encoding VOC family protein, which encodes MVDTPGDVTSVLRRATLLVRDLDRSQAFYEGVFGLTLYAELSVDLARVPFFPVGTKPRGGNGRFLILKGENPLVGMIGLMELCDPPLPEPDHDIRRLGIGSVALVLSTSNAEQAAAQVEELGGTVLMPVTEARNLGDESGAFVPAKLFMAQDPDGYFLEVFEDIGTTVRTVT
- a CDS encoding alpha/beta hydrolase, with translation MAAAIRKGFVNAGNGQVHYRAAGSGPPVILLHDSPRSSVLHIPLVEHFSDRFTAIAIDTPGYGNSTALPSEPRPEIGDFAGALADTILGFGVERCPVYGFHTSSKILLEFAANHPERVAVAIMDGLSLPPGDTDYAFIESYMHPFKPTASGSYLAEEWTRVRDFQRWFPWFAKSKATRMPTAQRDMTYLQDYSMDLFMAGPNFSDAYSGAMRYKAMPVIPTLSARCVFMAREDDVLYAFLDSLPTPLPAGSTVERLSPDRDAWKARLEELFSDHADFEGAGDFSPPDPLKNPLSSGVTRGYVDTRHGQILVRRAGHGTGTPIVFLHDLPGSARADETYLKSLGRGRPAFGLDLPGCNDSDALEKPTTDAYVQSLVAALNALGLDQVDLVANGLSTPIALALAASHGARVRKLVLDAVALPEPELQSEMKVNYVPDLRPQLDGTHLHRCWHMLRDQSVQWPWYDGGVGAIRKISPDFDTDTLHMRLIDTLKQWKTAGDAIAAAIDVDGRALLPKITAPTLVLETEDDVRYRWAREAAKMLSNSSVAARPADQAARARTILSFLEG
- a CDS encoding TCR/Tet family MFS transporter; protein product: MLDRAPGRYAVAFILFSILLDAITFGIIVPVMPALITDLTGEGLGQAAAYGGMLMFIHAFMQFLFAPLMGNVSDRYGRRPVLLMSMLVLGTNYIIMGFAPTLAWLFAGRLIAGIAGSTITTANAYMADISTAENRAKNFGLITAAGGLGFILGPVIGGFLGEYGPRVPFFFAAGLAFTNFVYGAVILPETLKEDDRRAFSWARANTLGAVMQMRQYPVVISFIGVMFFLQTAQFTHPSVWSFYTMLKFDWTVQQVGISLGVFGCMTVFVQGFALGRIVKKIGEQKAVFIGLTVGTICFFGFGSATQGWMIYAWLIPAGFTGLAMPALRSIVSNQVPANAQGELQGAITSLFSLTAMLAPLGMTQLFRVFTEDGAPMYVPGAPFYASSLFVFISLMMCLRILRKATLAPAA
- a CDS encoding cupin domain-containing protein — translated: MARPHIEFIQAQAVDWRTLGPNSSRPGAAAKPLSYDPDSKAVTQIIRYAPGWRLDQAHHLESDEEFYVLSGTLKINDILYGEGDYAYLPAGYQRNSMTAPEGADVMTFYEGAHKRVAGPAPDGFYTADNLIERISTKSVPWGGATDPKVAAPGVKRLGLRKDAKTGDSTWLLDIDETGMTGEVNRLETHPVVEEVFLLSGEMHMPMGVLKRGAYFWRPPGIPHGPVGTRTGALGLFRCKGGPLTTDWSEESYPVPWDSPYAPQLPEGLADTLQENPDLTLPY
- a CDS encoding class I SAM-dependent methyltransferase produces the protein MLKQDQHAVLPKSSVNEQARQDFLNQLGKHVLNEITPGNIAAYQKRVLPKIKAAKGRDPESRHEIRKEMVRDPYYQMTSSFQRTVQEMMWNSVDDTIQRQLPELIAKAKSIREGKTLGSLHIEPNFVVPAYVAENDHHCMPGGYSGDLIDDDITAGALYDKGAFIYTQGLFGPRMDGIGKATALMIAATFPDLKPKKMLEIGCTAGGSTTGLKMGFPDTEIHAIDVGPAVLRYAHARAESLGMAIHFHQMSGEAMTFDDNTFDLVNCPASLHEMSRSAVYNVFKEACRVLKPGGVFLLSELPPYDGDDPWTQFVRDWDTYNNNEPFWGTVHEMDFAEVAASAGFDPESYWQGTGPGIAEANALTGAVEVQNKKFMGSTRGGGKAWYAHMTKPAA
- a CDS encoding FAD-dependent monooxygenase — encoded protein: MTDFDLHHRDQVIIVGAGPVGLVAALRLVRAGIPVTVLETASEPHAEPRASTFHPSTLDLLDELGLSEKLVALGRPARTWQYCMFESGERAVFDLGVLAGETRHPYRLQCEQLNLVIEAAKMLEQERPGTLMFNVNVTGVDQDEDGASVTAEINGETLTLHGRWLIGADGANSIVRRDLDLSFKGETYPSSSISIGTPFPFEKHIDGICGVNYFWAEGWSFSMFHTKNMWRVGYSPPEDLDDDAAVSDAEVQRRLNLILPTQGPFEVITARLYRVHRRLVERMRVGRILLAGDAAHLNSPSGGFGMNGGVQDAFNLTDKLIKVWHGESDHLLDLYSRQRHYAASADIQKTSDANYKRHREQDSAKRQSNLKEMQDIAKDAMKAKAFLRESSLIDSLERANAIQ